The Coregonus clupeaformis isolate EN_2021a chromosome 18, ASM2061545v1, whole genome shotgun sequence genome has a segment encoding these proteins:
- the LOC121550191 gene encoding apoptosis-inducing factor 3 isoform X1 has product MGGCLSKSKPVEVKVELTLLEKEKEADVMSPNGKASPFSECRPNGALGHCSDEDAAAAPLRLYKPRDYVEASVCHVKDMENGQMREVDLGSGRALLIKEHGEFSAIGHKCPHYGAPLVKGVLSKGHVRCPWHGACFNIATGDIEDFPGLDSLPTFQVRVEKDKVIIRANKQDLQSQKRSKAMARCSAVINSSTGFSYILIVGSGPAGLVCAETLRQEGFTDRIVMCTMDKYPPYDRPKLSKSLESTAEQLRLRSIDFLQAHDIELLTEKEAVAVDVKTKAVTFQDGSRMEYRKLFIATGSKPKPMNYKGQDVRNVFHLRTPEDANSVARLANNKNAVIVGTSFVGMEVAAALTDKAHSVSIIGIEAVPFRKALGEKVGKAIMKLFETNRVKFYMLNEVSEMVGHHGQLKEVVLKSGKVLRADVCVIGTGSGPATGFLKQSGVHMDSKGFVPVNKTMQTNIDGVYAGGDIVTFPFPGRSNKKVNIPHWQMAHVHGRVAALGMMGRPTEIKTVPYFWSAMFGKSLRYAGYGEGFDDVVIQGDVDELKFVAFYTRSEEVVAVASMNYDPIVSRVAEVLGSGKTIRKRDVELLTRQRKTGDMSWLIDKGSQ; this is encoded by the exons ATGGGAGGATGCCTCTCCAAAAGCAAACCAG TTGAGGTGAAAGTGGAGCTTACCCTCTTGGAGAAAGAAAAGGAAGCAGATGTGATGTCACCCAATGGAAAGGCAAGCCCCTTCTCTGAATGCAGGCCCAACGGAGCGCTGGGACACTGCTCCGACGAGGACGCCGCCGCCGCCCCCCTCAGGCTCTACAAACCCCGCGACTACGTGGAGGCCTCAGTGTGTCATGTCAAGGATATGGAAAATGGACA GATGCGAGAGGTTGATTTGGGAAGTGGCAGAGCGCTGCTCATCAAAGAACATGGAGAGTTTTCTGCCATTGGGCACAAGTGTCCACATTATGGGGCACCGCTGGTCAAAG GTGTCTTGTCCAAAGGGCACGTGCGTTGCCCCTGGCATGGAGCTTGTTTCAACATCGCTACGGGAGACATTGAGGACTTTCCTGGACTGGACAGCTTGCCCACCTTCCAG GTCAGAGTTGAAAAGGACAAGGTGATCATTCGCGCTAATAAACAG GATCTTCAGTCACAGAAGAGATCAAAGGCCATGGCCCGATGTTCAGCAGTCATTAACTCCAGCACTGGCTTCAGCTACATCCTCATCGTTGGATCAG GTCCAGCAGGGCTGGTGTGCGCTGAGACGTTGAGACAGGAAGGCTTCACCGATCGCATTGTCATGTGCACCATGGACAAATACCCACCCTATGACAGGCCTAAACTGAGTAAG TCCTTAGAGAGCACAGCAGAGCAGCTCCGGCTACGCTCCATAGACTTCCTCCAAGCCCACGACATCGAGCTGCTCACGGAGAAGGAG GCTGTGGCAGTGGACGTCAAGACTAAGGCTGTGACTTTTCAAGACGGCTCTAGGATGGAATACAGGAAGCTTTTCATTGCCACAGGAAGCAA ACCCAAGCCAATGAACTATAAAGGCCAGGACGTTAGGAATGTGTTTCACCTCAGGACCCCTGAAGATGCTAATAGCGTAGCCAGGCTGGCCAACAACAAGAATGCTGTGATTGTGGGAACATCATTTGTTG GTATGGAGGTGGCTGCTGCGCTCACCGACAAGGCACACTCTGTCTCCATCATTGGGATAGAAGCAGTCCCTTTCCGGAAAGCTCTGGGGGAGAAAGTAGGGAAAGCCATAATGAAG CTGTTTGAGACGAACAGGGTGAAGTTCTACATGTTGAATGAGGTGTCGGAGATGGTTGGCCATCATGGACAG TTGAAAGAGGTGGTTCTGAAGAGTGGGAAAGTACTAAGGGCGGATGTGTGTGTTATTGGCACAG GGTCTGGCCCAGCCACTGGATTCCTGAAACAGAGTGGCGTTCACATGGATTCCAAGGGTTTTGTCCCCGTCAACAAG ACAATGCAGACTAACATTGATGGTGTCTATGCCGGAGGAGACATTGTGACGTTTCCTTTTCCGGGGCGCAGCAATAAGAAGGTGAACATCCCACACTGGCAAATGGCCCATGTGCACG GGAGAGTGGCAGCACTAGGCATGATGGGAAGACCCACTGAGATCAAAACGGTGCCCTATTTCTGGTCGGCCATGTTTGGGAAAAGCCTACGCTACgcag GTTACGGGGAGGGCTTTGATGATGTCGTCATCCAAGGGGACGTGGACGAACTAAAGTTTGTGGCATTTTACACCAG GAGTGAGGAGGTGGTTGCCGTTGCCAGCATGAACTATGACCCCATTGTATCCCGTGTGGCAGAGGTCTTAGGGTCCGGAAAGACGATTAGAAAGCGAGATGTGGA GCTGTTAACCCGACAACGCAA GACAGGGGACATGTCTTGGTTGATAGACAAAGGGTCGCAGTGA
- the LOC121550191 gene encoding apoptosis-inducing factor 3 isoform X2 produces MGGCLSKSKPVEVKVELTLLEKEKEADVMSPNGKASPFSECRPNGALGHCSDEDAAAAPLRLYKPRDYVEASVCHVKDMENGQMREVDLGSGRALLIKEHGEFSAIGHKCPHYGAPLVKGVLSKGHVRCPWHGACFNIATGDIEDFPGLDSLPTFQVRVEKDKVIIRANKQDLQSQKRSKAMARCSAVINSSTGFSYILIVGSGPAGLVCAETLRQEGFTDRIVMCTMDKYPPYDRPKLSKSLESTAEQLRLRSIDFLQAHDIELLTEKEAVAVDVKTKAVTFQDGSRMEYRKLFIATGSKPKPMNYKGQDVRNVFHLRTPEDANSVARLANNKNAVIVGTSFVGMEVAAALTDKAHSVSIIGIEAVPFRKALGEKVGKAIMKLFETNRVKFYMLNEVSEMVGHHGQLKEVVLKSGKVLRADVCVIGTGSGPATGFLKQSGVHMDSKGFVPVNKTMQTNIDGVYAGGDIVTFPFPGRSNKKVNIPHWQMAHVHGRVAALGMMGRPTEIKTVPYFWSAMFGKSLRYAGYGEGFDDVVIQGDVDELKFVAFYTRSEEVVAVASMNYDPIVSRVAEVLGSGKTIRKRDVETGDMSWLIDKGSQ; encoded by the exons ATGGGAGGATGCCTCTCCAAAAGCAAACCAG TTGAGGTGAAAGTGGAGCTTACCCTCTTGGAGAAAGAAAAGGAAGCAGATGTGATGTCACCCAATGGAAAGGCAAGCCCCTTCTCTGAATGCAGGCCCAACGGAGCGCTGGGACACTGCTCCGACGAGGACGCCGCCGCCGCCCCCCTCAGGCTCTACAAACCCCGCGACTACGTGGAGGCCTCAGTGTGTCATGTCAAGGATATGGAAAATGGACA GATGCGAGAGGTTGATTTGGGAAGTGGCAGAGCGCTGCTCATCAAAGAACATGGAGAGTTTTCTGCCATTGGGCACAAGTGTCCACATTATGGGGCACCGCTGGTCAAAG GTGTCTTGTCCAAAGGGCACGTGCGTTGCCCCTGGCATGGAGCTTGTTTCAACATCGCTACGGGAGACATTGAGGACTTTCCTGGACTGGACAGCTTGCCCACCTTCCAG GTCAGAGTTGAAAAGGACAAGGTGATCATTCGCGCTAATAAACAG GATCTTCAGTCACAGAAGAGATCAAAGGCCATGGCCCGATGTTCAGCAGTCATTAACTCCAGCACTGGCTTCAGCTACATCCTCATCGTTGGATCAG GTCCAGCAGGGCTGGTGTGCGCTGAGACGTTGAGACAGGAAGGCTTCACCGATCGCATTGTCATGTGCACCATGGACAAATACCCACCCTATGACAGGCCTAAACTGAGTAAG TCCTTAGAGAGCACAGCAGAGCAGCTCCGGCTACGCTCCATAGACTTCCTCCAAGCCCACGACATCGAGCTGCTCACGGAGAAGGAG GCTGTGGCAGTGGACGTCAAGACTAAGGCTGTGACTTTTCAAGACGGCTCTAGGATGGAATACAGGAAGCTTTTCATTGCCACAGGAAGCAA ACCCAAGCCAATGAACTATAAAGGCCAGGACGTTAGGAATGTGTTTCACCTCAGGACCCCTGAAGATGCTAATAGCGTAGCCAGGCTGGCCAACAACAAGAATGCTGTGATTGTGGGAACATCATTTGTTG GTATGGAGGTGGCTGCTGCGCTCACCGACAAGGCACACTCTGTCTCCATCATTGGGATAGAAGCAGTCCCTTTCCGGAAAGCTCTGGGGGAGAAAGTAGGGAAAGCCATAATGAAG CTGTTTGAGACGAACAGGGTGAAGTTCTACATGTTGAATGAGGTGTCGGAGATGGTTGGCCATCATGGACAG TTGAAAGAGGTGGTTCTGAAGAGTGGGAAAGTACTAAGGGCGGATGTGTGTGTTATTGGCACAG GGTCTGGCCCAGCCACTGGATTCCTGAAACAGAGTGGCGTTCACATGGATTCCAAGGGTTTTGTCCCCGTCAACAAG ACAATGCAGACTAACATTGATGGTGTCTATGCCGGAGGAGACATTGTGACGTTTCCTTTTCCGGGGCGCAGCAATAAGAAGGTGAACATCCCACACTGGCAAATGGCCCATGTGCACG GGAGAGTGGCAGCACTAGGCATGATGGGAAGACCCACTGAGATCAAAACGGTGCCCTATTTCTGGTCGGCCATGTTTGGGAAAAGCCTACGCTACgcag GTTACGGGGAGGGCTTTGATGATGTCGTCATCCAAGGGGACGTGGACGAACTAAAGTTTGTGGCATTTTACACCAG GAGTGAGGAGGTGGTTGCCGTTGCCAGCATGAACTATGACCCCATTGTATCCCGTGTGGCAGAGGTCTTAGGGTCCGGAAAGACGATTAGAAAGCGAGATGTGGA GACAGGGGACATGTCTTGGTTGATAGACAAAGGGTCGCAGTGA
- the LOC121550191 gene encoding apoptosis-inducing factor 3 isoform X3 has translation MSPNGKASPFSECRPNGALGHCSDEDAAAAPLRLYKPRDYVEASVCHVKDMENGQMREVDLGSGRALLIKEHGEFSAIGHKCPHYGAPLVKGVLSKGHVRCPWHGACFNIATGDIEDFPGLDSLPTFQVRVEKDKVIIRANKQDLQSQKRSKAMARCSAVINSSTGFSYILIVGSGPAGLVCAETLRQEGFTDRIVMCTMDKYPPYDRPKLSKSLESTAEQLRLRSIDFLQAHDIELLTEKEAVAVDVKTKAVTFQDGSRMEYRKLFIATGSKPKPMNYKGQDVRNVFHLRTPEDANSVARLANNKNAVIVGTSFVGMEVAAALTDKAHSVSIIGIEAVPFRKALGEKVGKAIMKLFETNRVKFYMLNEVSEMVGHHGQLKEVVLKSGKVLRADVCVIGTGSGPATGFLKQSGVHMDSKGFVPVNKTMQTNIDGVYAGGDIVTFPFPGRSNKKVNIPHWQMAHVHGRVAALGMMGRPTEIKTVPYFWSAMFGKSLRYAGYGEGFDDVVIQGDVDELKFVAFYTRSEEVVAVASMNYDPIVSRVAEVLGSGKTIRKRDVELLTRQRKTGDMSWLIDKGSQ, from the exons ATGTCACCCAATGGAAAGGCAAGCCCCTTCTCTGAATGCAGGCCCAACGGAGCGCTGGGACACTGCTCCGACGAGGACGCCGCCGCCGCCCCCCTCAGGCTCTACAAACCCCGCGACTACGTGGAGGCCTCAGTGTGTCATGTCAAGGATATGGAAAATGGACA GATGCGAGAGGTTGATTTGGGAAGTGGCAGAGCGCTGCTCATCAAAGAACATGGAGAGTTTTCTGCCATTGGGCACAAGTGTCCACATTATGGGGCACCGCTGGTCAAAG GTGTCTTGTCCAAAGGGCACGTGCGTTGCCCCTGGCATGGAGCTTGTTTCAACATCGCTACGGGAGACATTGAGGACTTTCCTGGACTGGACAGCTTGCCCACCTTCCAG GTCAGAGTTGAAAAGGACAAGGTGATCATTCGCGCTAATAAACAG GATCTTCAGTCACAGAAGAGATCAAAGGCCATGGCCCGATGTTCAGCAGTCATTAACTCCAGCACTGGCTTCAGCTACATCCTCATCGTTGGATCAG GTCCAGCAGGGCTGGTGTGCGCTGAGACGTTGAGACAGGAAGGCTTCACCGATCGCATTGTCATGTGCACCATGGACAAATACCCACCCTATGACAGGCCTAAACTGAGTAAG TCCTTAGAGAGCACAGCAGAGCAGCTCCGGCTACGCTCCATAGACTTCCTCCAAGCCCACGACATCGAGCTGCTCACGGAGAAGGAG GCTGTGGCAGTGGACGTCAAGACTAAGGCTGTGACTTTTCAAGACGGCTCTAGGATGGAATACAGGAAGCTTTTCATTGCCACAGGAAGCAA ACCCAAGCCAATGAACTATAAAGGCCAGGACGTTAGGAATGTGTTTCACCTCAGGACCCCTGAAGATGCTAATAGCGTAGCCAGGCTGGCCAACAACAAGAATGCTGTGATTGTGGGAACATCATTTGTTG GTATGGAGGTGGCTGCTGCGCTCACCGACAAGGCACACTCTGTCTCCATCATTGGGATAGAAGCAGTCCCTTTCCGGAAAGCTCTGGGGGAGAAAGTAGGGAAAGCCATAATGAAG CTGTTTGAGACGAACAGGGTGAAGTTCTACATGTTGAATGAGGTGTCGGAGATGGTTGGCCATCATGGACAG TTGAAAGAGGTGGTTCTGAAGAGTGGGAAAGTACTAAGGGCGGATGTGTGTGTTATTGGCACAG GGTCTGGCCCAGCCACTGGATTCCTGAAACAGAGTGGCGTTCACATGGATTCCAAGGGTTTTGTCCCCGTCAACAAG ACAATGCAGACTAACATTGATGGTGTCTATGCCGGAGGAGACATTGTGACGTTTCCTTTTCCGGGGCGCAGCAATAAGAAGGTGAACATCCCACACTGGCAAATGGCCCATGTGCACG GGAGAGTGGCAGCACTAGGCATGATGGGAAGACCCACTGAGATCAAAACGGTGCCCTATTTCTGGTCGGCCATGTTTGGGAAAAGCCTACGCTACgcag GTTACGGGGAGGGCTTTGATGATGTCGTCATCCAAGGGGACGTGGACGAACTAAAGTTTGTGGCATTTTACACCAG GAGTGAGGAGGTGGTTGCCGTTGCCAGCATGAACTATGACCCCATTGTATCCCGTGTGGCAGAGGTCTTAGGGTCCGGAAAGACGATTAGAAAGCGAGATGTGGA GCTGTTAACCCGACAACGCAA GACAGGGGACATGTCTTGGTTGATAGACAAAGGGTCGCAGTGA